One segment of Tenrec ecaudatus isolate mTenEca1 chromosome 1, mTenEca1.hap1, whole genome shotgun sequence DNA contains the following:
- the LOC142430943 gene encoding olfactory receptor 7G2-like: MKSRNQTSVSEFLLLALTEDPEMQPILFSLFLSIYLVTVLGNLLFVLAVTSDSHLHTPMYFFLANLSFTDISFSTTTIPKILVNLQAQNRSITYAGCLTQAGFVLFFSSLESLLLSIMAYDRYVAICHPLRYTTIMNPHFCCLLILFSLLNSLVNGLLHTLMLLRLSFCTNLEIPYFFCEVVQVDKVACSDTLINNIVLYFGVGIMGAVPFCGVLFSYIKIVSSILRMPSAGGKYKAFSTCGSHLSVVSLFYGTALGAYFSSTFTRSVRETAITSIMYTVVTPMMNPFIYSLRNRDIKGALRKIIRG; the protein is encoded by the coding sequence ATgaaatcaagaaaccaaacaagTGTTTCAGAATTCCTTCTCCTGGCACTGACAGAAGATCCTGAAATGCAGCCCATCCTTTTTAGTCTGTTTCTGTCCATATACCTGGTAACTGTCCTGGGAAACCTGCTTTTTGTGTTAGCTGTCACCTCTgactcccacctccacacacctATGTATTTCTTTCTTGCCAATCTCTCCTTTACTGACATTTCCTTCAGCACAACCACCATCCCAAAGATCCTGGTGAACCTCCAAGCACAGAACCGCAGCATCACTTATGCTGGGTGCCTCACTCAGGCcggctttgttctgttttttagtTCTTTGGAAAGTCTTCTCCTTTCAAtaatggcctatgaccgctatgtggccatttgTCACCCACTGAGGTACACAACAATTATGAACCCACATTTTTGTTGCTTACTGATACTATTTTCCTTGCTAAATAGCTTGGTGAATGGACTGCTCCACACTCTTATGTTGCTTCGGTTGTCCTTCTGCACAAATTTGGAAATCCCTTACTTCTTCTGTGAAGTGGTTCAAGTCGACAAGGTGGCCTGCTCTGACACACTCATCAATAACATCGTCTTATATTTTGGAGTTGGTATAATGGGTGCTGTTCCTTTCTGTGGAGTACTTTTCTCTTATATAAAAATTGTCTCTTCTATTTTGAGAATGCCATCAGCAGGTGGGAAGTATAAAGCTTTTTCTACCTGTGGATCTCACCTTTCTGTCGTTTCTTTATTCTATGGGACAGCCTTGGGTGCATATTTTAGCTCGACATTCACACGCTCCGTTAGAGAGACTGCAATTACATCAATCATGTACACCGTGGTCACTCCCATGATGAATCCCTTCATCTATAGCCTGAGGAACAGGGACATTAAAGGAGCTTTGAGAAAAATCATCAGGGGCTAA
- the LOC142430947 gene encoding olfactory receptor 7G2-like, translated as MKSRNQTSVSEFLLLALTEDPEMQPIFFSLFLSIYLVTVLGNLLFVLAVTSDSHLHTPMYFFLANLSFTDICFSTSTIPKILVSIQSQNQSITYAGCLTQAGFVLFFCSLESFLLSIMAYDRYVAICHPLRYTTIMNPHFCCLLILFSLLNSLVNGLIHTLMLLRLSFCTNLEIPYFFCEVVQVVKVACSDTLINNIVLYFGVSLLGAVPFSGILFSYTKIVSSILRMPSAGGKYKAFSTCGSHLSVVSLFYGTAVGAYFCSTFTRSIRETAVTSIMYTVVTPMMNPFIYSLRNRDIKGALRNIIRG; from the coding sequence ATGAAATCCAGAAACCAAACAAGTGTTTCAGAATTCCTTCTCCTGGCACTGACAGAAGATCCTGAAATGCAACCCATCTTTTTTAGTCTGTTTCTGTCCATATACCTGGTCACTGTCCTGGGAAACCTGCTTTTTGTGTTAGCTGTCACCTCTgactcccacctccacacacctATGTATTTCTTTCTTGCCAATCTCTCCTTTACTGACATCTGCTTCAGCACATCCACCATCCCAAAGATACTGGTGAGCATCCAATCACAGAACCAGAGCATCACTTATGCTGGGTGCCTCACTCAGGCcggctttgttctgtttttttgttctttggaaagttttctcctttcaataatggcctatgaccgctatgtggccatttgTCACCCACTGAGGTACACAACAATTAtgaacccacatttctgttgcttaCTGATACTATTTTCCTTGCTAAATAGCTTGGTGAATGGACTGATCCACACTCTCATGTTGCTTCGGTTGTCCTTCTGCACAAATTTGGAAATCCCTTACTTCTTCTGCGAAGTGGTTCAAGTCGTCAAAGTGGCTTGCTCTGACACACTCATCAATAACATCGTCTTATATTTTGGAGTTAGTCTACTGGGTGCTGTTCCTTTCTCTGGAATACTTTTCTCTTATACAAAAATTGTCTCTTCTATTTTGAGAATGCCATCAGCAGGTGGGAAGTATAAAGCTTTTTCTACCTGTGGATCTCACCTTTCTGTCGTTTCTTTATTCTATGGGACAGCTGTGGGTGCATATTTTTGCTCTACATTCACACGCTCCATTAGAGAGACTGCGGTTACATCAATCATGTACACCGTGGTCACTCCCATGATGAATCCCTTCATCTATAGCCTGAGGAACAGGGACATTAAAGGAGCTTTGAGAAACATCATCAGGGGCTAA